The following coding sequences lie in one Vibrio casei genomic window:
- the cueR gene encoding Cu(I)-responsive transcriptional regulator, which yields MNISQVAKLTRLTAKSIRFYESKGVVAEPLRSENGYRNYGDKQIEQLKIVARARAVGFNLEQCKFLVELANDPCRSSSNVKKTAEQKLLEVDKKLAELTLIRQQLLSWISECPGDEGSNCPIIDDLTGQH from the coding sequence ATGAATATTAGTCAAGTTGCTAAACTTACTAGGTTAACCGCTAAATCGATCCGGTTTTACGAATCTAAAGGTGTTGTGGCTGAGCCATTAAGGTCTGAAAATGGTTATCGTAACTATGGTGATAAACAAATAGAACAGTTAAAAATTGTTGCGAGAGCTAGGGCGGTGGGGTTTAATTTAGAACAGTGTAAGTTTTTGGTTGAACTCGCAAATGATCCATGTCGAAGTAGCTCTAATGTAAAAAAAACGGCAGAACAAAAATTACTTGAGGTCGATAAGAAACTGGCAGAGTTAACGTTGATTCGTCAACAATTGTTAAGTTGGATAAGTGAGTGCCCAGGTGACGAAGGCTCTAACTGCCCAATCATTGATGATCTGACTGGGCAGCATTAA
- a CDS encoding SelT/SelW/SelH family protein, with amino-acid sequence MTMLKAKISIHYCQQCNWMLRATWLSQELLHTFSEDIEYVSLYPDTGGRFEIFCNNIQVWERKLDQGFPDAKALKQRIRDVIAPERKMGHLDSK; translated from the coding sequence ATGACCATGTTAAAAGCAAAAATATCGATACACTACTGCCAGCAATGTAATTGGATGCTTCGCGCCACTTGGCTAAGCCAAGAGTTGCTTCATACTTTCAGCGAAGATATCGAATACGTAAGCCTATATCCTGATACAGGAGGCCGATTTGAAATTTTTTGTAATAACATTCAAGTATGGGAAAGGAAACTAGATCAAGGTTTCCCTGATGCAAAGGCTCTTAAACAACGTATTAGAGATGTCATCGCTCCTGAAAGAAAGATGGGCCATCTCGATTCCAAGTAA
- the cysK gene encoding cysteine synthase A, with protein sequence MTKIYEDNSQTIGNTPLVRLNRVSKGNVLAKIEARNPSFSVKCRIGANMVWEAEKAGLLKPGVELVEPTSGNTGIALAYVAAARGYKLTLTMPESMSLERRKLLKALGANLELTEAAKGMKGAIAKAEEIVASNPNKYLLLQQFNNPANPAIHEKTTGPEIWDATDGQVDVFVSGVGTGGTLTGTSRYFKQTKGKAVTIVAVEPAESPVIAQALAGEEIKPSPHKIQGIGAGFIPGNLDLELIDKVISVTSDEAIEMARRLMEEEGILAGISSGAAVVAANKIAELAEFSGKTIVTVLPSSGERYLSTALFSGIFTEKENEQ encoded by the coding sequence ATGACAAAAATTTACGAAGATAACTCACAAACCATTGGTAATACGCCACTTGTCCGTTTAAATCGTGTAAGTAAAGGTAATGTGCTTGCTAAAATCGAAGCGCGTAATCCAAGCTTCAGCGTTAAATGTCGTATTGGTGCCAACATGGTATGGGAAGCAGAAAAAGCAGGTCTACTCAAGCCTGGTGTTGAACTCGTTGAACCAACCAGCGGTAACACGGGTATCGCTCTTGCTTATGTAGCAGCGGCTCGCGGTTACAAGCTGACACTTACGATGCCCGAGTCAATGAGCCTTGAACGCCGTAAACTTCTTAAAGCGTTAGGGGCAAATCTAGAGTTAACCGAAGCGGCAAAAGGCATGAAAGGGGCAATCGCAAAAGCAGAAGAAATTGTCGCAAGTAATCCAAATAAATACCTATTACTTCAACAATTCAATAATCCAGCGAATCCAGCCATTCATGAAAAAACAACCGGACCTGAAATTTGGGATGCCACAGATGGCCAAGTTGATGTATTTGTATCGGGCGTAGGTACCGGTGGTACATTAACAGGGACAAGCCGCTATTTTAAACAGACGAAAGGCAAAGCGGTCACTATTGTCGCGGTAGAACCTGCAGAGTCTCCGGTTATCGCTCAAGCGCTTGCTGGTGAAGAAATCAAGCCTTCTCCACACAAAATACAAGGCATTGGCGCAGGATTTATTCCAGGAAATCTAGATTTAGAACTCATTGATAAAGTTATTTCTGTTACATCTGACGAAGCAATAGAAATGGCTCGTCGACTCATGGAAGAAGAAGGTATTTTAGCTGGAATTTCATCTGGGGCAGCCGTTGTAGCAGCAAATAAAATAGCTGAACTTGCTGAATTTTCAGGTAAAACAATCGTTACCGTACTGCCAAGTTCTGGTGAGCGTTATTTAAGCACCGCTCTATTTTCAGGCATATTTACCGAGAAAGAGAACGAGCAATAA
- the zipA gene encoding cell division protein ZipA, translating into MQELRLVLIIVGGLAIVGLLVHGIWTSKKESKAKFADKPLKKMEPELKQPTDESITASSSETVERKEPGFTTDDAVEDNDPLFGNSDIPFSNKNKFSAIDESVEDVTPAFEQTDSVLDTTPLSEPITDTEFEQEQDEREKNPTQQPEKEHHSIEQGLTERSSMKKAPEPSTGESDNVNETDVIVFHVHAAGNTEFVGTPLFDSMKQNGLVYGAMDIFHRHTDISGTGKVLFSVANMMHPGTLAHDNPDTFQTKGISFFMALPCFGEPDQNFKLMLRTAQQIADDLGANVLDDKRNLMTPDRLSAYRQQIRDFAARTKGEG; encoded by the coding sequence ATGCAGGAATTGCGACTAGTACTCATTATTGTAGGTGGATTGGCGATTGTCGGTTTGCTAGTGCATGGAATCTGGACGAGTAAAAAAGAAAGCAAAGCTAAATTTGCGGATAAACCATTAAAAAAAATGGAACCAGAATTAAAACAACCGACGGATGAAAGCATTACAGCATCTTCTAGTGAGACAGTAGAACGAAAAGAGCCCGGTTTTACTACGGATGATGCGGTAGAAGATAATGATCCTCTTTTTGGTAATTCTGATATTCCATTTTCAAATAAGAATAAATTTTCAGCGATTGATGAAAGTGTCGAAGACGTAACGCCTGCATTTGAGCAAACTGATTCGGTATTAGATACCACTCCGTTATCGGAGCCAATAACGGACACAGAATTTGAACAAGAGCAGGATGAACGAGAAAAAAATCCAACACAACAACCAGAAAAAGAACATCATTCAATAGAGCAGGGTTTGACAGAACGGTCTTCAATGAAGAAAGCGCCAGAGCCATCAACAGGTGAAAGTGACAATGTGAATGAGACGGATGTTATCGTGTTTCATGTTCATGCCGCTGGAAACACTGAATTTGTTGGTACGCCGTTGTTTGATAGCATGAAACAAAATGGTTTAGTGTATGGAGCAATGGATATATTTCATCGTCATACTGATATTTCGGGAACCGGTAAGGTTTTATTTAGTGTCGCTAATATGATGCATCCAGGCACATTAGCGCATGATAATCCTGATACTTTTCAAACTAAGGGCATTTCATTTTTCATGGCTTTGCCATGTTTCGGAGAGCCAGATCAAAACTTTAAGCTAATGCTAAGAACCGCTCAACAGATTGCTGATGATCTTGGTGCGAATGTTTTGGATGATAAACGAAACTTAATGACGCCAGATCGGTTATCCGCTTACCGCCAACAAATTAGGGATTTTGCCGCACGGACCAAGGGTGAGGGTTAA
- a CDS encoding HPr family phosphocarrier protein: MYQKQVEITAENGLHTRPAAQFVKEAKAFDADITVTSNGKSASAKSLFKLQTLGLVKGTVVTISAEGAQAEAAVDHLVALMDELH, from the coding sequence ATGTATCAGAAGCAAGTAGAAATCACTGCAGAAAATGGTCTTCACACTCGTCCTGCAGCGCAATTTGTTAAAGAAGCTAAAGCATTCGATGCTGACATCACGGTGACTTCAAATGGTAAAAGCGCAAGCGCTAAGAGTCTTTTCAAACTTCAAACTCTTGGTCTAGTAAAAGGTACTGTTGTCACTATTTCTGCTGAAGGCGCTCAAGCTGAAGCAGCCGTTGACCACTTAGTAGCTCTAATGGATGAGCTACACTAA
- a CDS encoding co-chaperone YbbN, whose translation MQSDFIIELNEQNFRRTIEQSQQTPVLIHFWSPSIAESTQIINDLQALANKHQGSFILAFLNCESEPTIASQFGVQSLPTIALFSNGQAIDGMAGTQPIESISTMLEKHLPSQDDLVLKSAISAMEQGQHQEALSLLQNLPESLRLRGDIKLAIADCMLETNQFDLAKVQLSSIPLEYQDNYFKGLTAKLELHEQAADSPEIKTLESKLAEEPLNLSCLCDLALQYHQVSRNEEALQLLLSVLKKDLNAHDGEVKKVCMDILSALGQGNTIASKYRRHLYSLLY comes from the coding sequence ATGCAATCAGACTTCATTATTGAGCTCAACGAGCAAAATTTCCGTCGCACAATAGAACAATCTCAACAAACACCTGTTCTGATCCACTTTTGGTCGCCATCTATTGCAGAAAGCACCCAAATCATTAATGATCTACAAGCCTTAGCAAACAAACATCAAGGCTCTTTTATATTAGCGTTTTTAAATTGCGAATCTGAACCGACCATTGCTTCTCAATTTGGTGTTCAATCACTTCCAACAATTGCTTTATTTTCGAATGGGCAAGCTATTGATGGTATGGCTGGTACACAACCTATTGAATCAATATCGACAATGCTAGAAAAGCATTTACCAAGCCAAGATGATCTAGTCTTGAAATCAGCCATTAGTGCAATGGAGCAAGGGCAGCACCAAGAAGCACTTTCTCTATTACAAAATCTACCGGAATCGCTAAGATTACGCGGTGATATCAAATTGGCTATTGCGGACTGCATGCTTGAAACAAACCAATTCGATTTAGCTAAAGTACAACTTTCAAGCATTCCACTAGAATATCAAGATAACTACTTTAAAGGTTTAACAGCAAAGCTGGAACTGCATGAACAGGCAGCAGATAGTCCGGAAATTAAAACTTTAGAATCTAAATTAGCCGAGGAACCTTTAAATTTATCTTGTCTTTGTGATTTGGCTTTACAATATCATCAAGTTTCAAGGAATGAAGAAGCTTTACAACTTCTACTATCGGTTTTGAAAAAAGATTTAAATGCTCACGATGGTGAAGTAAAAAAAGTATGTATGGATATCCTATCCGCTCTTGGACAAGGTAATACGATTGCTTCTAAATATCGTCGCCACTTATATTCTTTATTATATTAA
- a CDS encoding DUF2057 domain-containing protein — MKKVYFLLSTLLLSACSNFADDGDYTDAIQSVKERSNFLEIQGKAFSTSDIVVGNSQILNSAANMTIIFPKQNDAKVDSSYVAMSMTYFKSYNLYTEAHYGDKTEPLKAYKVTSETCNDNCTTTQYFTFPVDMATLEKAKIDGFSYKISTPSNSSVIDYKIPAGYIQAIFNEKNGHTASLPQGTEVVPFVLSKPQEMVEYWYSEATPEEKSSFSSWAFQNRKQVSGELNGKGKPSQMLDYWYKKASPEQRADILSWLLKVE; from the coding sequence ATGAAAAAGGTTTATTTTTTACTTTCAACATTATTGTTATCAGCGTGTTCAAATTTTGCTGATGATGGTGATTATACGGATGCTATTCAGTCGGTTAAAGAACGATCTAACTTTCTTGAGATCCAAGGTAAAGCATTTTCGACGAGTGATATTGTAGTTGGAAATAGTCAGATATTAAATAGCGCCGCTAATATGACGATTATTTTTCCTAAGCAAAATGATGCAAAGGTGGATTCATCATATGTAGCAATGAGTATGACTTACTTTAAATCATATAACCTTTACACTGAAGCGCATTATGGTGATAAGACAGAGCCTTTAAAGGCTTATAAAGTAACAAGTGAAACCTGCAACGATAATTGTACAACAACTCAGTATTTTACTTTCCCTGTCGATATGGCGACTTTAGAAAAAGCGAAAATAGATGGCTTTAGTTATAAAATCTCGACGCCAAGCAATTCGTCCGTTATTGATTATAAAATACCGGCTGGCTATATTCAGGCTATTTTTAATGAGAAAAATGGACACACAGCCAGTTTGCCACAAGGTACAGAAGTTGTTCCTTTCGTACTAAGTAAACCTCAAGAAATGGTCGAATACTGGTATTCAGAAGCAACGCCAGAAGAAAAATCGTCTTTCTCTAGTTGGGCATTTCAAAACCGGAAACAAGTTTCTGGTGAGCTAAACGGTAAAGGAAAACCATCTCAAATGTTGGATTATTGGTATAAGAAAGCAAGCCCTGAACAGCGCGCTGATATATTGAGCTGGCTGTTGAAAGTAGAATAA
- the ligA gene encoding NAD-dependent DNA ligase LigA, translating to MNNNIELKIEQLRETLHHHGIRYYVEDNPEITDAEYDRLIRELIKLESDNPEFASDSSPSMRVGGKPLEGFTQIKHEIPMLSLDNAFDDAELESFHKKITTRLNQKPNEIYCCEPKLDGLAVSLLYENGILVQAATRGDGATGENITANVKTIKSIPLKLRGESWPPRIEVRGEVFMLLDGFNAFNEKALKNGTKPFANPRNAAAGSLRQLDSKVTATRPLSFYAYSVGVVEGALPDSHYQRFLTLNSWGLPMCPETKVVEGLKQVKDYYQDILQRRDQLAYEIDGVVIKVDDIKLQEELGFVARAPRWAIAYKFPAQEEMTQLNGVEFQVGRTGAITPVAKLEPVYVGGVTVSNATLHNADEIERLDIHIGDTVIVRRAGDVIPKIVGVVPDRRPESAKLVRYPERCPVCGSDLERVEGEAVTRCTGGLICQAQRTEALKHFVSRKAMDVDGLGVKVIEQLVEREMVQTPADLFKLTPGVLTVLDRMGPKSAQNIVNALEASKETTLPRFLYSLGIREVGEATAQNLAQHFKTLDKVRKATKDELIEVPDVGQIVAEHIVHFFAQENNLKVIEELVLKGINWPDVAPEPENSSQPLKGKTVVITGAFSQINRNDVKVALQKLGAKVAGSVSKKTDILFAGEAAGSKLTKAQELGVDVQNEAQLVQYIEM from the coding sequence ATGAACAATAATATCGAGTTGAAAATTGAGCAATTAAGAGAAACGTTACATCACCATGGTATTCGATATTACGTTGAAGATAACCCAGAAATAACTGATGCAGAATATGACCGCTTAATACGTGAGTTGATAAAACTAGAAAGTGATAATCCAGAGTTTGCATCCGATTCATCACCAAGTATGAGAGTCGGAGGGAAGCCATTAGAGGGGTTTACACAGATCAAGCATGAAATTCCTATGCTGTCTTTGGATAATGCTTTTGATGATGCAGAGCTTGAAAGCTTTCATAAGAAAATAACTACACGATTAAACCAAAAACCCAATGAAATTTATTGCTGTGAACCTAAATTAGATGGGCTTGCAGTTAGCCTACTTTATGAAAATGGAATATTAGTTCAAGCCGCTACGCGTGGTGATGGGGCAACCGGTGAGAATATTACGGCTAATGTTAAAACTATTAAATCGATCCCTTTGAAGTTACGTGGCGAGAGTTGGCCACCACGTATCGAGGTGAGAGGTGAGGTGTTCATGCTGCTTGATGGTTTTAATGCTTTTAATGAAAAAGCATTAAAAAATGGCACCAAACCTTTTGCGAATCCGCGTAATGCTGCTGCAGGGAGTTTGAGGCAGCTTGATTCTAAAGTAACGGCAACCAGACCATTAAGTTTTTATGCTTATAGTGTTGGGGTTGTAGAAGGGGCTTTACCGGATAGCCACTATCAACGGTTTTTAACATTGAACTCTTGGGGTCTACCGATGTGCCCTGAAACGAAAGTTGTTGAGGGACTAAAACAAGTAAAAGATTATTACCAGGACATTCTACAGCGTCGAGATCAATTGGCTTATGAAATTGATGGTGTTGTTATTAAAGTTGATGACATTAAATTACAAGAAGAACTAGGTTTTGTTGCCCGTGCTCCTCGTTGGGCAATCGCTTATAAATTTCCAGCACAAGAAGAAATGACCCAGCTAAATGGTGTTGAATTTCAAGTGGGAAGAACGGGAGCGATTACTCCAGTTGCAAAACTTGAACCTGTTTATGTCGGCGGGGTTACTGTGAGCAATGCAACCTTACACAATGCGGATGAAATTGAGCGCCTCGATATTCATATTGGAGATACGGTCATTGTTCGTCGTGCGGGGGATGTGATTCCGAAAATTGTTGGTGTTGTACCAGATCGAAGACCAGAAAGTGCAAAGCTAGTTCGGTATCCTGAACGTTGCCCTGTGTGTGGTTCAGATCTTGAACGAGTGGAAGGGGAAGCGGTTACTCGGTGTACCGGTGGGTTAATTTGTCAGGCTCAGCGTACTGAAGCATTAAAACATTTTGTATCCCGTAAGGCGATGGATGTTGATGGTTTAGGCGTTAAAGTGATTGAGCAACTTGTTGAGCGTGAAATGGTTCAGACACCTGCTGACTTATTTAAATTAACGCCAGGAGTTTTAACTGTATTAGATCGAATGGGCCCTAAATCAGCTCAAAATATTGTGAATGCCTTAGAAGCTTCTAAGGAAACCACATTACCTCGGTTTTTGTACTCATTAGGAATTAGAGAGGTTGGTGAAGCAACTGCACAAAACTTAGCTCAGCATTTTAAAACCTTGGATAAAGTACGTAAAGCAACAAAAGATGAGTTAATAGAGGTCCCTGATGTGGGGCAAATTGTAGCAGAGCATATCGTTCATTTCTTTGCACAAGAAAATAACTTGAAAGTTATTGAGGAGCTTGTTTTAAAAGGGATTAACTGGCCTGATGTTGCACCGGAACCTGAAAACTCTTCACAGCCCCTCAAAGGTAAAACGGTAGTCATTACCGGTGCTTTTAGTCAAATTAACCGTAATGATGTGAAGGTGGCTTTGCAGAAGTTGGGGGCTAAAGTGGCTGGAAGCGTGTCAAAGAAAACGGATATTTTATTTGCTGGTGAAGCTGCTGGATCTAAGCTGACAAAGGCTCAAGAGCTGGGAGTTGATGTGCAAAATGAAGCACAGTTGGTTCAGTATATTGAAATGTAA
- the cysZ gene encoding sulfate transporter CysZ yields MSPHPYSSSVSSQKSGFGYFIYGAQLCLKPGIRRFVILPLLTNIILFGGSLYYLYSNLSVWLENWLGTIPDIFSWLSYLLFPLLGITIIATFSYFFSTVANWIAAPFNGLLAEKLEILLIGQGPQDQSLFSLIKDTPRILHREWIKLVYYLPKALGLFIILLIPALGQTLGPILWFTFSAWMMAIQYCDYPFDNHKVTFQKMKNDLKADKLRAYSFGGSVAVFTMIPIVNLFIMPIAVCGATAMWVERYKSHN; encoded by the coding sequence ATGTCACCCCATCCTTATTCATCATCCGTCTCATCACAGAAAAGCGGCTTTGGATACTTTATCTATGGCGCACAGCTGTGTTTAAAACCAGGAATACGGCGTTTTGTCATTTTGCCATTACTCACCAACATCATTTTATTTGGCGGATCACTCTACTATTTATACAGTAACCTTAGTGTTTGGCTTGAAAACTGGCTTGGAACCATCCCAGATATATTTTCATGGCTTTCGTATTTATTGTTTCCATTACTTGGGATAACTATCATTGCAACGTTTAGTTACTTTTTTAGCACCGTTGCTAATTGGATAGCCGCCCCTTTTAATGGATTACTGGCTGAAAAACTCGAAATACTACTTATTGGGCAAGGGCCACAGGACCAATCCTTATTCTCATTAATTAAAGACACGCCTAGGATACTGCATCGTGAATGGATAAAATTGGTTTATTACTTACCAAAAGCACTTGGCTTATTCATTATTCTTCTCATTCCTGCCCTGGGGCAAACATTAGGACCAATCTTGTGGTTCACATTTTCAGCATGGATGATGGCAATCCAATATTGTGATTATCCTTTTGATAATCATAAAGTAACCTTCCAAAAAATGAAGAATGACTTGAAAGCTGATAAACTCAGGGCTTACAGCTTTGGTGGCAGCGTTGCCGTTTTTACCATGATCCCTATCGTGAACTTATTTATTATGCCTATCGCCGTTTGTGGAGCAACGGCAATGTGGGTTGAGCGATATAAATCACATAATTAA
- a CDS encoding regulatory protein ToxS, whose translation MKALKMQKLLSIMALIITIISVWFYWNGDSKVRQLLTSREWQSTTFVYMTLSDQQTNSLDKAAVNSTIKYLPNNTYLKLSTLIFSSKNIESPVEINISESGSWELSDNYLVVTSDQFKDVSTKPITQISPGQVSKLKKLFKISSQQSRRVDIINDKTLLLTNLGHGSTVLFSL comes from the coding sequence ATGAAAGCACTAAAAATGCAAAAACTACTTTCTATCATGGCTCTTATCATCACTATAATCAGTGTCTGGTTTTATTGGAATGGGGATTCAAAAGTTAGACAACTACTCACATCTAGAGAATGGCAGTCAACGACCTTTGTTTACATGACACTTTCAGACCAACAAACTAATTCTTTAGATAAAGCAGCCGTGAACTCTACTATTAAATATTTGCCCAACAACACCTATTTAAAGCTGTCTACACTTATTTTTTCAAGTAAAAATATTGAATCGCCTGTTGAAATTAATATTTCAGAATCTGGAAGCTGGGAGCTAAGCGATAATTATTTAGTTGTCACATCTGATCAGTTCAAAGATGTTTCAACTAAACCTATTACTCAAATTTCTCCCGGCCAAGTAAGTAAGCTAAAAAAACTATTTAAAATCAGCTCACAACAGAGTCGTAGAGTCGATATTATTAATGACAAAACATTACTATTAACTAATTTAGGTCATGGTTCAACAGTATTATTCTCTCTATGA
- a CDS encoding TIGR01777 family oxidoreductase, translating to MHILLTGGTGFIGCELVKHLTGHKITVCTRSPKRAREKLRHADFSNINYISTLSTLSDLNNIDAVINLAGEPIVQKRWSNAQKDKICSSRWQLTQQIVDLIKASSSPPSCLISGSAVGIYGNKKNQHVYENTPTASHGFPYLVCKKWEDIANEAESSQTRVCILRTGIVIGNGGALKTMLLPFKIGIGGKLGNGEQYMPWIHIQDEARAIAYLLKNSKASGIFNLTAPHPVTNKVFSQALAQGLNRPCIFSSPKWLMKLVMGESSQLVFDSVRAKPKHLTEIGFIFTFSHLEPALKQVLHHGLD from the coding sequence ATGCATATATTACTTACTGGTGGAACTGGATTTATTGGATGCGAGTTAGTAAAACACCTTACTGGCCATAAAATCACTGTTTGTACCCGCTCTCCTAAAAGAGCAAGAGAAAAGTTACGTCATGCTGATTTTTCCAATATAAATTATATTAGCACCCTATCAACACTCTCCGATCTAAATAATATTGATGCTGTTATCAATTTAGCTGGTGAGCCCATCGTACAAAAACGTTGGTCAAATGCTCAAAAAGATAAGATTTGTTCAAGCCGTTGGCAACTTACTCAACAAATCGTTGATTTAATAAAAGCAAGCTCATCTCCTCCATCTTGCTTGATAAGTGGTTCAGCAGTGGGTATATATGGCAATAAAAAAAACCAACATGTCTATGAGAATACTCCGACCGCATCACATGGTTTTCCTTATCTTGTTTGTAAAAAATGGGAGGACATTGCAAATGAAGCAGAAAGTTCTCAAACTCGAGTTTGTATTTTAAGAACTGGGATTGTTATTGGGAATGGTGGGGCTTTAAAAACCATGCTCCTCCCCTTTAAAATAGGTATAGGGGGGAAATTAGGTAATGGTGAGCAGTATATGCCTTGGATACACATTCAAGATGAAGCACGTGCTATCGCATATTTATTAAAAAATTCCAAAGCCTCTGGCATTTTTAATTTAACTGCGCCTCACCCTGTTACCAATAAAGTCTTCAGCCAAGCCTTAGCCCAAGGCTTAAATAGGCCATGTATTTTTTCTTCACCAAAATGGTTAATGAAACTAGTGATGGGGGAATCATCACAATTAGTCTTTGATAGTGTAAGGGCGAAACCCAAGCATTTAACTGAAATCGGTTTTATTTTCACTTTTTCGCATCTGGAGCCCGCATTAAAGCAGGTACTCCACCACGGTCTAGATTAA
- a CDS encoding porin codes for MEKIFKRTLLGAVISAAAFTGTANAAEIGINSDFTVEAYGVAAISVVNYNVTDNRKASTGAVIENESRIGFRAGKDIIDGLNVFMQIESGYVDNTDWGQGGNPGGVLGFRDTFVGLKGDDWGKVRFGRMLTPMYEIIDWPFSNPGLGSVFDWGGVQATYDRQSNQIRYDSLNYGGFTFAASVGRDSGDFGGGTATRDSYFGGLNAKYTISKVTFLGAVEAGNNFKGVEGDDNFAYLAGVDIALPAGFGLSAAFKHEEISSDTKANEKSQDSYSIIGQYWYDNIGFKLGYAANLDSEQGGIDMDDDASTISGQLMMTINGFVPYIRVAGRKTHQDATTNDTDLVTRVGIEYGF; via the coding sequence ATGGAAAAAATTTTTAAACGTACGCTATTAGGCGCTGTAATTTCAGCAGCAGCATTTACTGGTACTGCTAATGCTGCAGAAATTGGTATTAACTCTGATTTTACTGTTGAAGCATATGGTGTAGCAGCAATTTCAGTCGTTAATTATAATGTGACAGATAACCGTAAAGCGAGTACTGGCGCAGTTATTGAAAATGAATCACGTATTGGTTTCCGTGCTGGTAAAGATATTATCGATGGCTTAAATGTATTTATGCAAATTGAGTCTGGTTATGTAGATAACACTGATTGGGGTCAAGGTGGTAATCCCGGTGGTGTGCTAGGTTTTCGTGATACCTTTGTTGGTTTAAAAGGTGACGATTGGGGTAAAGTCCGCTTTGGTCGTATGCTTACTCCAATGTATGAAATTATTGACTGGCCTTTCTCTAACCCAGGGTTGGGTAGTGTATTTGATTGGGGTGGCGTTCAAGCAACTTATGATCGTCAATCAAACCAAATTCGATATGACTCACTAAACTACGGTGGTTTCACATTTGCAGCTTCAGTTGGTCGTGATTCTGGTGATTTTGGTGGTGGTACTGCGACGCGTGATTCTTACTTTGGTGGGTTGAATGCAAAATATACTATCAGCAAAGTTACGTTTTTAGGTGCAGTTGAAGCTGGTAACAATTTTAAAGGTGTTGAAGGCGATGATAACTTTGCTTATTTAGCTGGTGTTGATATTGCACTACCTGCAGGTTTCGGTCTTTCAGCAGCATTTAAGCACGAAGAAATCAGCTCAGATACTAAAGCTAATGAAAAGTCTCAAGATTCTTACTCTATCATAGGTCAATATTGGTATGATAACATCGGCTTTAAGCTAGGTTATGCTGCGAATCTAGACTCAGAACAAGGTGGTATTGACATGGATGATGATGCAAGTACTATTTCTGGTCAATTAATGATGACGATTAATGGTTTTGTTCCTTACATTCGCGTTGCTGGCCGTAAAACCCACCAAGATGCAACGACAAATGATACAGATCTTGTGACACGTGTTGGTATTGAATACGGATTCTAA